TAAAGAACACTGACCAAATAAATTAGGATATCAATGGCCATTAAGACGGCAAAGCTAAAAGGGTACTTCCGGTTTAAAAAGGCAATTAAAAAGAAGAATAGTGCCATTAAAGTCGTTAGTATTTGAATGCCAGTTGCTAAAAGATAGAAAAACGAATGAATATTCCCAGTAGGAAGAAACGTACGTAGAAATAAAATTGAAAAAGCAATAAAATAAAAAATTGTGGCTTCTTTAAATTCAGTCTTTTCTGTTTTCCTACAGTAGTAATAAAGCAGTCCACTAAAGATAACTGTAAATAAAATAAGGAGGTGATTAAAGAAGCTCCCCAGGTTACTACTTTCGCCCAATGCATTTAACGATAATTTAATCGCAAGGGTATCAACTACGTAATCGATACAAAATGTTGATACAAAAAGAATCGTAGCGATAAACCCACAAACTACCGTAAGATATTTTAATAATTTTAAATTTGACATATACTCTCTCCAAACAGTTCTTCTGTTCAATAATAACAAAATAATAAGTAAATGTCGAATGTTTCTCATAAAAAGAAAGTTTCATTAATTTAATATGAAAAAAGACACCGCTAATTTGCTAAACAAAGGACTAGCAAATTAGCGGTGTTTTCTTATTGCCGTAGTTGTCTTTTACGAACTTTTTTGGTCCAAAAACCACCAGAAATGTATTTTGGCTCATAGGAGATAATAAAAGCACGTTCTTCCACACTTTTGATTAATTGATAAAGTTGGCGCTCATTTTTTCGTGGTGACAAAATCTCAAGCACAACACGTTCACCTTCTAAACCTTGTGCATTACTTTGCGTAACGCCATAGCCATTGTCGCGTAAAACTTTAGGTAAATGATTTTCTTCACTGGTATTTGAAGGCAGGATAGCTGTAACCATAATATAGCCTAAAGCCAGTTTATCTTCTATTTTAATCCCAACACTAATCCCAACAGCATAACCGAGTGCGTATACGAATAAGTTGATAGGATCATCCAGACGATCTAAAACCATTGAAAGTCCTAAAATATAAATCGTAATTTCAACCATACTCACAAGTGGTGCAATGACACGATAACCCTTCATTGTTAACATAAAGCGGAGCGTATTCAGGGTGATATAGGCAAAATTAATAGCAAAGATCATAAATAATAATTTGAAATCCAATTAAAAACCCCCTTATTGCTCCAAAATACACTACAAATTCAGAAATTACAATTGAAAGACTAATCAAAATAGAATATTATTGCAAAAATATTAAGAATAGATTACAATCGTTATATAGAACGATTGTTATGGAATGTGGGAGGTGAGGAAATGACGCGACGTCTTTTATTAGCAAGTCATGGTTTGATGATATTTTTTGGTCTTTATTATTCAATTTATTTACTTTTGATTAATCCCGAAACGCTTTTTACAGTGGAAGATGCTTTACGTTACCATCCTGCTTTTGATCATCTGTTAGTGGTCTTTTTCAAATTCATCTTGATTTCTGTTAGTAGTTTTTTTGCATTTGTGGCGTTGCGGTTCTTTTTACCGTTTTGTCATTCATACTCATTTATACAAGGAATCATCTTATTGTCACTGGCTTTAATTATCCCATACTTGCCGCTTACCATTCGCATATTTTTAGCTATGATGGGTTTATTTCAATGTGGGATAGTTAGCTATCATAAACTTGTGATGTTGTAAACGATTTTTTTATAATTGGTAAATCTCTAAATAATAAATTATTTTTAAGCACTTGATTTTTTTTAAAATCAAGTGCTTTTTTGTTTGCTAAAAATCACAACATTTTTAAACAATAATGCTCATTGTTGTCTCATATAAAGTTCCGTCATCTTTTAGAATGTTCGGATTTAGTTATATAATTTTTATTTTTTATTGTGCAAAAATATTTTTAAAGTAAATATCACTTATACATCACCATTGTTATCGCATTCATCAATAACGGTGTAAACGCTTTATATTTTGAGCGGTTTAACTGTTACGAAATAGAATGAATTTCTTTTATAGAAACCGAGTTATTTTTTTACACAAAATACTTTTCAAAGATTAGAAGTGTGTTATTATTATATTAGAAAAAGTTAGCAGTTTAACTGAGTTTATTTCTAACTTTTGATTGGAATTTAATTGTCTGATGGGGAAGATTCATTATAGAAAGGAAACTGGTATGGTTGAAAAAAAGCAAGAAGTTGAAGTGCTAGCAGCAGAAGAACGGTTTTTAACAGGGGAAAATTTTTATAGCCAGCATTTTTTGGGTGCACATAAATTAACTGATGACAGTTTTGTTTTCCGAGTTTGGGCTCCTAATGCGCAACAAGTTTGGTTGGTGGGAGATTTTAATGAATGGGATGATTCACTACCTTTACTAAAGCGAGAATCAGGAATTTGGGAAGTTATAACAGATAAACCTCACGAGGGAGATCTTTATAAGTTTAAGGTGCGCCAAGCAAACGGACGCGAGATTTTTAAAATTGATCCTTTTGCCATTCGTTTTGAAGAACGTCCCGGAAGTGCAGCGGTTTTACATACTTTACAGGAGAAAAAATGGAAAGATGGGTTATGGCAAGGGCGCAAAAAGCGGACGAATCATTTTAAGCGGCCTCTTAACATTTATGAAGTGCATGCAAGTTCTTGGAAGCATCATGAAGACAATACACCTTATACCTTTTCTGACTTAACAAAAGAACTCGTTCCGTATGTTAAAGAAATGGGCTATACCCATATTGAGTTTATGCCATTAATGGAGCATCCCTTAGGAAAATCTTGGGGTTATCAATTAGTTGGGTATTTTGCTTTAAGTTCTTATTATGGTACACCAGAAGAATTTCAAGATTTTGTTGAAGCTTGTCATAAAGAAAATATTGGCGTTTTAGTCGATTGGGTTCCGGGGCATTTTTGTATCAATGAAGATACCTTACCCTACTATGACGGCACGCCAACTTTTGAGTATGAAGATAGAAATCGGGCTCGAAATGTTCGTTGGGGTTCAATTAACTTTGATTTAGGTAAACCACAAGTTCAAAGCTTTTTAATCTCCAGTGCACTTTTTTGGTTGGAATTTTACCATCTCGATGGTATTCGTGTGGATGCTGTGTCTAACATGATTTACCGCGATTACGATGAAGGTCCGTGGACGCCAAATCATGAAGGAGGCAATCGTAATTTTGAAGGTTATTACTTCTTGCAAAAATTAAATGCTGTGGTGAAGTTAGCACATCCTGAAGCCTTAATGATTGCTGAAGAAAGTTCTTCTGATACGAAAATTACCGGTATGATTGAAAGCGGTGCGCTTGGCTTTGATTATAAATGGAATATGGGTTGGATGAATGACGTCTTGCGTTTTTACGAAATGGATCCAATTTATCGTGGGCATAATTTTAATCTTTTGACATTTTCTTTCATGTATATGATGAGTGAAAACTATATTTTACCTTTGTCTCATGACGAAGTGGTTCATGGTAAAAAAAGCCTGATGCATAAGATGTGGGGAGATCGGTACAAACAATTTTCACAACTACGTAATCTATATACTTATATGATTGCTCACCCGGGTAAGAAGCTGCTCTTTATGGGAAGCGAATGGGGACAATTTTTAGAGTGGAAATATGACCATGGTTTGGAATGGGTTGATTTAAATGACGAGATGAATTCTAAGATGCAACATTTCACTAAGACGTTAAATGAACTTTATCGAACAGAAAAAGCGCTTTGGGAACTAGAAGGCAGCTATGACACGATTGAAATTATTGATGCCGATAATGATGCCGATACAGTATTAAGTTTCATTCGGCGGGGGAAAACCAAAAAAGATTTTGTCATTGTCGTTTTAAATTTAACGCCTGTCGAGCGAAAAAACTTTGCCGTGGGTGTGCCATATAAAGGAACTTACCAAGAAATTTTGAATACGGAAATGAAAGAATTTGGCGGAACGTGGGTTAAACCTAATGCTATAAAAGAGGCAATTACTGTTCCGTTTAAAGATTATGATTATCAAATTCAGACTATTGTGCCAGCACTTGGGGCATTATTGATTAAACCAGCTGAAATTAATACACGGGTGAAATCAAGTAGTAAGCGCAAAAATGTAAAAGCTGAAAAATAAAAGGGGGGAATGGTGAAATTTCACCGCAAAAATGAAAACAGAAATGTTAGCAATGATTTTAGCCGGCGGTCAAGGAACGCGGCTAGGAAAATTAACCAAAAATATTGCCAAACCAGCAGTCCCGTTTGGCGGACGTTATCGAATTATTGACTTTACTTTAAGCAATTGTGCCAACTCAGGAATTCGCAATGTTGGTGTGGTTACACAATATCAACCATTAGCATTAAACAATCATATTGGTAATGGCGCTAGTTGGGGATTAGACGGCATCAATTCAGGGGTAACGATTTTACAACCATTCTCAAGTTCTGAAGGAAGTAAGTGGTTTGAAGGCACGGCCCATGCAATTTATCAAAATATCGCCTATATTGATCAAATGGATCCACAATATGTTTTAGTTTTGTCTGGCGACCACATTTATAAAATGGATTACGAAGACATGTTAGAAACCCATAAAGCCAATAATGCTTCATTATCTGTCGCTGTTATTGAAGTCCCAATTAAAGAAGCTTCACGTTTTGGGATTATGAATACAGATGAAAGTGATCGCATTATTGAATTTGAAGAAAAACCAGAGGAACCCAAAAACAACTTAGCATCGATGGGGATTTATATTTTTAACTGGGGACGCTTACGGAATGTCTTAATGAACAGCTACTCAAAAGATGGTCAAATGATCGACTTTGGGAAACACGTTATTCCAAACTATCTTGAATCAGGTGAAAATGTATTTGCTTACCGTTTTTCTGGCTATTGGAAAGACGTAGGCACAATTGATTCACTTTGGGAAGCCAATATGGAATTCATCGAGCCGGATATGGAATTAGAAATTCGAGACAAATCATGGCGCGTATTTTCAAAAAATACGATTTCACCTCCGCACTTTTTAACCGAAACAGCTGCAGTGAAAAATTCATTAATTGTGGATGGCTGTTATGTTTCAGGTGAAATTAATCATTCCATTTTATCAGACGACGTACAAGTGAAAGAAGGAACCGTTATTACTGATAGCGTGGTAATGCCTGGGGCAACGATTGGAAAAAATGTTAAAATTCATCGGGCGATTATCGGGGAAAATGCGATTGTCGGGGACGATGCGGTTATTGATGGCAGCGAGGAAATTGCTGTTGTCGGCTATTCTGAAGTGATTGGAGTGACTCTTGATGAGAACTAATAAAATGTGTGCGATTTTGGGTAATTTACATCGTTATAATGAGTTATTACCATTAACCGAAAACCGTCCGCTAGCAACATTACCCTTTGATTGTAAGTATCGTTTAATCGATTTTAATTTATCCAGTATTGTAAATGCCAACATTAATACGGTGTTTATGGTCTTTAATGAAGGGGAAACACAGTCGGTTTTTGACCACATCGGCGGTGGCAAAGAGTGGAACTTAGACAGCGTTCGCAATCGTTTCTTTATTCATGTCTACCAAGATTTCTTAAAACAAAAAGCAGAAAATAAACATTATTACGATACCGTAATTGATTACTTACGCAAATCAAAGTCAGAATATACGGTCTTTATGGGCAGCAAAATGCTTTGCAACATTGATTTACGCGCTGTTTTAAAAATTCATCAAATGCAAGAAAACGATATGACGGTTGTCTATAAACGGATGCCAAAATCACAAGTTTATTCAACCGATATTGTTTTAGACGTTGAAGAACACGGCAAAATTATTGGTGCAACACAAGCAAAAGATGCGCAATTGACAGACTTGGTGAATTTATCAGCCGATATTTATATCGTTCAAACTAACCGCCTGATCGAGGCCTTATCTCAAGGTCAAAATGAGGGAGTATCTGTTAACTTAGAAAGCTTCTTACGTTCTAATATTACCAACGTGAAAAGCTCTGCTTATGAATATACTGGTTATCTAAACAATATTTTTGATATTAATTCTTACTATCAAGCGAATATGGATATGTTGGAACCACAAAAATTTAGTTCACTGTTATATTCAAGTAAGAAAATTTATACTAAATTAAAAAATGAAGTGCCGACATATTATGCACCGACTTCACAAGTAGAGAATTCGCAATTTGCAACAGGTTCAATTATTGAAGGAACCGTGAAGAATTCGTTAGTTTCTCGTCACACACTAATTAGTGAAGACGCGACAGTAGAAGATTCTATCATTATGGCAAATAATAAAATTGGTACTGGGGCGCTAGTAAAATATGCGATTTTAGATAAAGAAGTTCAAGTGGCCCCTGGCGTTAAAATCATTGGGACAAAAGAAGAGCCGTTAGTAATCAAAAAACAAAGTCATGTGATTTCAGATATTTACGGAGGCGAATAAAATGAAGGTATTATTTGCTGCCGCTGAATGTGCCCCTTTTTTTAAAACAGGCGGACTTGGGGATGTTGCAGGTGCCCTGCCAAAGGAATTAGTAAAAAAAGGAATTGATTGTCGTGTCGTATTGCCTTATTTCGCTAAAAAAATTCCGGAAAAATACGCTGATCAGTGTGAAGATTTATTTTCTTTTTATGTAAATGTTGGTTGGCGCAGGCAGTATTGCGGGGTAAAACAGTTAGTTTTAAATGATGTTACCTATTATTTTTTAGACAATTTATATTACTTTGGTAATCGGGATGGTTTATACGGTTATTATGACGATGGCGAACGGTTTGCCTTTTTCCAATTGGCATTAATTGAAATGCTGGAACGAATTGGTTTTGTTCCAGATGTTTTACATGTTAATGACTACCATACTGCCATGGTTCCTTTCTTATTAAAAGAGAAGTATCGTTGGATTAATGCGTATAACAGCATCAAAACGGTTTTAACCATCCACAATATTGAATTTCAAGGACAATACGACGGCAGTGTTTTACCTGATTTATTTGGTGTGGGGATGGAGCGTTATGAAGATGGAACTGTGCGCATGAATGATTGCTTGAATTTTATGAAAGCAGGAATTTTATACGCTGATCGCGTCAATACGGTGAGTCCTTCTTATGCTGAGGAAATACAAACACCACAATTTGGTTCTGGCCTGGATGTTATTTTGCGAATGGAAGCTGGCAAGTTAAGCGGTATTTTAAATGGGATTGATTACGATTTAAACGATCCCAAAACAGATCCTGCGTTACCTTTTCATTATGACAACACAGACTTGACGGGAAAAGCGCAAAATAAAGCTGCGTTGCAAGAAAAAATGGGACTACCTCAAAGAGCCGATGTGCCGCTTTTAGCAGTTGTCAGCCGTCTAACTTACCAAAAAGGCTTTAACCTTTTATTAGATGAACTACACAATATTTTACAAAATGATGTCCAATTAGTCCTACTTGGAACAGGAGATAAGGATTTTGAAAATGGCTTCCGCTATTTTGCAGCGACTTATCCAGAAAAATGTTCCGTTAGCATCTCTTTTGATGTGAACTTAGCTCAAATGATGTATGCAGCTGCAGATGTCTTTTTAATGCCTTCTGCATTTGAGCCATGTGGCTTATCACAAATGATTTCGATGCGTTATGGAACGTTGCCGATTGTTCATGAAATCGGGGGCCTAAAAGATACGGTTACACCTTTTAATATCGTGAGCGGCGTCGGAACTGGTTTTGGTTTTGCTGAATTTAGTTCCTATCAGCTTTTAAAAGCAATTGAAAGAGCGCTGATTTTGTACACTGATGATTTTACAACTTGGCAAAGCTTAATCAAACAAGCGATGGTCAAAGATTTTAGTTGGAAAACTTCTTCAAAAGAATATGTTGCGTTATATGAAACGCTAATTTAGCAAGTAGGCAGAGGAAACCGAGAAACAGCTGACTGTTTTTCGGTTTCTTACCTGTCGAATTAAAAAGGAAATTACTAAAAAATATTTAGCTGAAGAAGGAATCTTCTTCAACTTTTTAATATCCGGGAGGAAAAGAGATGAAAATTACCAAGAAGGTTTTTAAAGAGGAAATGATCCAGCGGCTCAAAGAAAAATATGCGATGGATATCAGTGATGCAACACCGCAAGAACTTTTTCACGTTTTGGGAAGCGTGGTAAAAACGTATTATGCTGATGATTGGGTACAAACGTGGAAAGATTATTTAACTGAGGAAACAAAGCAAGTTTATTACTTTTCCATTGAATTTTTACCCGGGAAAATGCTCAAAAGTAATTTATTAAATTTAGGAATTTTAGACACCGTTCGGGATGGTTTAACCGAATTAGGTTTTTCATTGGATTCGATTGTGGAACAAGAAAAAGACATGGCTTTGGGAAATGGGGGCTTAGGGCGCTTAGCTTCTTGTTTTATGGACTCGATTGCTTCTTGTGGCTTACCAGGAAACGGCAATGGTATTCGCTATGATTATGGCTTGTTTAAACAGCGTTTTGTTGATGGGTATCAAGTCGAATTACCAGACGAATGGTTAAATAATGGGAATGTTTGGGAAGTGCGCAAAGAAAGTAAGGCTGTCGATGTGCGCTTTGGTGGAAATGTTTACATGATGCCACTAGCCGATGGTCGCTTAAAACC
The DNA window shown above is from Enterococcus montenegrensis and carries:
- a CDS encoding DUF2179 domain-containing protein translates to MIFAINFAYITLNTLRFMLTMKGYRVIAPLVSMVEITIYILGLSMVLDRLDDPINLFVYALGYAVGISVGIKIEDKLALGYIMVTAILPSNTSEENHLPKVLRDNGYGVTQSNAQGLEGERVVLEILSPRKNERQLYQLIKSVEERAFIISYEPKYISGGFWTKKVRKRQLRQ
- the glgB gene encoding 1,4-alpha-glucan branching protein GlgB gives rise to the protein MVEKKQEVEVLAAEERFLTGENFYSQHFLGAHKLTDDSFVFRVWAPNAQQVWLVGDFNEWDDSLPLLKRESGIWEVITDKPHEGDLYKFKVRQANGREIFKIDPFAIRFEERPGSAAVLHTLQEKKWKDGLWQGRKKRTNHFKRPLNIYEVHASSWKHHEDNTPYTFSDLTKELVPYVKEMGYTHIEFMPLMEHPLGKSWGYQLVGYFALSSYYGTPEEFQDFVEACHKENIGVLVDWVPGHFCINEDTLPYYDGTPTFEYEDRNRARNVRWGSINFDLGKPQVQSFLISSALFWLEFYHLDGIRVDAVSNMIYRDYDEGPWTPNHEGGNRNFEGYYFLQKLNAVVKLAHPEALMIAEESSSDTKITGMIESGALGFDYKWNMGWMNDVLRFYEMDPIYRGHNFNLLTFSFMYMMSENYILPLSHDEVVHGKKSLMHKMWGDRYKQFSQLRNLYTYMIAHPGKKLLFMGSEWGQFLEWKYDHGLEWVDLNDEMNSKMQHFTKTLNELYRTEKALWELEGSYDTIEIIDADNDADTVLSFIRRGKTKKDFVIVVLNLTPVERKNFAVGVPYKGTYQEILNTEMKEFGGTWVKPNAIKEAITVPFKDYDYQIQTIVPALGALLIKPAEINTRVKSSSKRKNVKAEK
- a CDS encoding glucose-1-phosphate adenylyltransferase, producing the protein MKTEMLAMILAGGQGTRLGKLTKNIAKPAVPFGGRYRIIDFTLSNCANSGIRNVGVVTQYQPLALNNHIGNGASWGLDGINSGVTILQPFSSSEGSKWFEGTAHAIYQNIAYIDQMDPQYVLVLSGDHIYKMDYEDMLETHKANNASLSVAVIEVPIKEASRFGIMNTDESDRIIEFEEKPEEPKNNLASMGIYIFNWGRLRNVLMNSYSKDGQMIDFGKHVIPNYLESGENVFAYRFSGYWKDVGTIDSLWEANMEFIEPDMELEIRDKSWRVFSKNTISPPHFLTETAAVKNSLIVDGCYVSGEINHSILSDDVQVKEGTVITDSVVMPGATIGKNVKIHRAIIGENAIVGDDAVIDGSEEIAVVGYSEVIGVTLDEN
- the glgD gene encoding glucose-1-phosphate adenylyltransferase subunit GlgD, which gives rise to MRTNKMCAILGNLHRYNELLPLTENRPLATLPFDCKYRLIDFNLSSIVNANINTVFMVFNEGETQSVFDHIGGGKEWNLDSVRNRFFIHVYQDFLKQKAENKHYYDTVIDYLRKSKSEYTVFMGSKMLCNIDLRAVLKIHQMQENDMTVVYKRMPKSQVYSTDIVLDVEEHGKIIGATQAKDAQLTDLVNLSADIYIVQTNRLIEALSQGQNEGVSVNLESFLRSNITNVKSSAYEYTGYLNNIFDINSYYQANMDMLEPQKFSSLLYSSKKIYTKLKNEVPTYYAPTSQVENSQFATGSIIEGTVKNSLVSRHTLISEDATVEDSIIMANNKIGTGALVKYAILDKEVQVAPGVKIIGTKEEPLVIKKQSHVISDIYGGE
- the glgA gene encoding glycogen synthase GlgA; translation: MKVLFAAAECAPFFKTGGLGDVAGALPKELVKKGIDCRVVLPYFAKKIPEKYADQCEDLFSFYVNVGWRRQYCGVKQLVLNDVTYYFLDNLYYFGNRDGLYGYYDDGERFAFFQLALIEMLERIGFVPDVLHVNDYHTAMVPFLLKEKYRWINAYNSIKTVLTIHNIEFQGQYDGSVLPDLFGVGMERYEDGTVRMNDCLNFMKAGILYADRVNTVSPSYAEEIQTPQFGSGLDVILRMEAGKLSGILNGIDYDLNDPKTDPALPFHYDNTDLTGKAQNKAALQEKMGLPQRADVPLLAVVSRLTYQKGFNLLLDELHNILQNDVQLVLLGTGDKDFENGFRYFAATYPEKCSVSISFDVNLAQMMYAAADVFLMPSAFEPCGLSQMISMRYGTLPIVHEIGGLKDTVTPFNIVSGVGTGFGFAEFSSYQLLKAIERALILYTDDFTTWQSLIKQAMVKDFSWKTSSKEYVALYETLI